In Acetomicrobium sp. S15 = DSM 107314, a genomic segment contains:
- a CDS encoding 2-amino-4-hydroxy-6-hydroxymethyldihydropteridine diphosphokinase, protein GLDVVGIRRGYEGLLDGDAIPLTQSSVGGIIHHGGTILRKSDVFETPPVGLTEQPRFLNACVLVKTSMDPQLCIQVGYLL, encoded by the coding sequence GGTCTTGATGTTGTGGGAATTCGTCGCGGCTACGAGGGGCTTTTGGACGGTGATGCCATTCCCCTTACCCAAAGTTCGGTAGGGGGGATAATACATCACGGAGGAACGATCCTCAGAAAAAGCGACGTCTTCGAGACCCCCCCTGTCGGCCTGACCGAACAACCGAGATTTCTAAACGCCTGCGTATTGGTCAAGACATCCATGGACCCACAGCTCTGCATCCAGGTCGGTTATCTCCTTTAA